Proteins from a single region of Scylla paramamosain isolate STU-SP2022 chromosome 13, ASM3559412v1, whole genome shotgun sequence:
- the LOC135106526 gene encoding low molecular weight phosphotyrosine protein phosphatase-like isoform X3 codes for MCGGKTGGVDVTQQGNICRSPIAEAVFNHILEEQGLAGWEVDSGAIGSWHVGRGPDRRAVSTMKKHNVHMSHKARQLKKTDFNHYDYIFGMDHENISDIKDMAPKTYTASIELFGSYDPQKELLIRDPYYDDDDAGFEKCYEQCLRCSKGFLDSLAK; via the exons ATGTGTGGAGGGAAGACAGGTGGAGTCGACGTGACCCAGCAAG GCAATATCTGCCGCTCACCAATTGCTGAGGCTGTGTTCAACCACATCTTGGAGGAGCAGGGTCTGGCAGGGTGGGAGGTGGACTCAGGGGCCATTGGCTCCTGGCATGTTGGTCGGGGGCCGGACCGTCGTGCTGTCAGCACCATGAAGAAACACAATGTCCACATGAGTCACAAGGCCCGACAG TTGAAAAAGACAGACTTCAACCACTATGACTACATTTTTGGGATGGACCATGAGAACATATCAGACATCAAGGACATGGCTCCCAAGACCTACACTGCCAGCATAGAACTTTTTGGCTCCTATGACCCACAGAAGGAACTTCTTATTCGAGATCCATATTAT GATGACGATGATGCTGGGTTTGAGAAGTGTTATGAGCAGTGTCTGAGGTGCAGCAAAGGGTTCCTTGATTCCCTGGCGAAGTGA
- the LOC135106520 gene encoding chitooligosaccharidolytic beta-N-acetylglucosaminidase-like, with protein sequence MSGRVRMLMVMAYIAVVCLPTSHTLTAPEDGFRMPSPWAWRCVSGRCVKEDAAGQVRLTTFNMCKLTCGTEGMLWPRPVNAVIGDQVTLFLPWKMTLQPICQGEVCNLLHEAYDIFTDTLQRYHPHYANGRAPWTGPWDAATELQVLQIDVTVVENDTALTLDTDESYDLTVTTGTDVISVLIIAPTYFGARHALETLSQLVEYHETADALMVVPATVSDVPAFPYRGLLVDTSRNFVSVAALERTLDAMAANKLNTLHWHITDSHSFPLFLDSLPNMAYYGAYSGSQVYTPAQVRNLIKYAQVRGVRLLPELDAPAHVGNGWQWGEKEGLGQLAVCVNQEPWESYCMEPPCGQLNLANPNMYDVLGQIYKELVQLFSPLELFHFGGDEINFNCWNTTEEIFKFMVDNGYGTNESAYYSQWAVFQERARELLHEAAGGRKVPGVLWTSHLTEPEYLESLNPSQYIIQIWTTKNDSSIYKLLSRGYRVIFSNYDAWYLDCGMGAWVGEGNNWCSPYKGWQTVYDNSPHDIAFAETGSPYTDQILGGEAALWTEQVDDATVDSKLWPRGAALAERLWTNPVTTWKAAEIRFINHRQRLVKRGVQAERIQPQWCHQNEGLCYLSEPILGCGAV encoded by the exons ATGTCGGGACGGGTGAGAATGCTGATGGTAATGGCGTATATAGCAGTGGTCTGCCTCCCCACCAGCCACACCCTTACTGCCCCAGAGGACGGTTTCCG GATGCCCTCACCATGGGCATGGCGGTGTGTCTCTGGCCGGTGCGTGAAGGAGGACGCCGCGGGGCAGGTGAGACTAACGACCTTCAACATGTGCAAGCTGACCTGTGGTACAGAGGGCATGCTGTGGCCCCGCCCTGTCAATGCTGTCATCGGGGACCAAGTGACTCTTTTCCTGCCATGGAAGATGACATTACAGCCAATCTGTCAAGGGGAAGTGTGCAACTTACTGCATGAAGCTTATGACATCTTCACGGATACCCTTCAGCGTTACCATCCGCACTATGCCAATGGGAGAGCACCGTGGACAGGACCCTGGGACGCCGCCACGGAGCTTCAAGTCCTTCAGATAGACGTAACAGTGGTTGAAAATGATACCGCTCTCACTCTCGACACTGACGAGTCTTACGACCTGACGGTAACCACTGGCACTGACGTGATTTCCGTGCTCATTATTGCTCCCACATATTTCGGGGCGAGGCACGCGCTTGAGACGCTCTCACAGCTTGTGGAATACCACGAGACTGCCGACGCCCTCATGGTGGTGCCTGCCACTGTGTCGGACGTACCTGCCTTTCCCTATCGTGGACTACTGGTGGATACGTCAAGGAACTTTGTGAGCGTGGCAGCCCTTGAACGTACGCTGGATGCCATGGCTGCCAATAAGCTGAACACACTTCATTGGCACATCACCGATTCACATTCCTTCCCGCTGTTCCTTGATTCTTTGCCCAACATGGCCTACTATGGCGCCTATTCCGGCAGCCAGGTGTACACGCCCGCTCAAGTGCGCAACTTAATAAAGTATGCCCAAGTGCGGGGTGTGCGACTGCTGCCTGAACTAGATGCACCGGCGCACGTGGGCAATGGTTGGCAGTGGGGTGAGAAGGAGGGACTGGGCCAGCTAGCCGTCTGTGTGAACCAG GAGCCGTGGGAAAGTTACTGTATGGAGCCGCCATGTGGGCAGCTCAACCTAGCCAACCCTAATATGTACGACGTGTTGGGCCAGATTTACAAGGAACTAGTGCAGCTTTTCTCTCCTCTGGAGCTATTTCACTTTGGGGGTGATGAG aTTAACTTCAACTGTTGGAACACAACTGAGGAGATCTTCAAATTTATGGTGGATAATGGATATGGCACGAATGAGTCCGCCTACTACAGCCAGTGGGCGGTGTTCCAGGAGCGCGCCCGTGAGTTGCTGCATGAGGCGGCAGGGGGCAGGAAGGTGCCTGGGGTGCTGTGGACCTCACATCTAACTGAGCCAGAGTATCTGGAATCCCTCAACCCTTCCCAGTACATTATTCAGATCTGGACAACGAAGAACGACTCGTCTATTTACAAGCTCCTCTCCCGTGGCTACAGAGTTATCTTTAGTAATTATGATGCCTGGTACCTGGACTGCGGAATGGGGGCTTGGGTCGGCGAGGGAAATAACTGGTGCAGCCCCTACAAGGGTTGGCAAACTGTTTACGATAACAGTCCACATGACATTGCCTTTGCAGAGACAGGTTCTCCCTACACTGACCAAATTCTAGGGGGTGAGGCAGCCCTCTGGACAGAACAGGTTGATGATGCTACAGTTGACTCCAAG TTGTGGCCTCGTGGCGCTGCCCTGGCAGAGAGACTGTGGACCAACCCAGTGACTACTTGGAAAGCTGCTGAAATTCGATTTATCAACCACCGTCAACGATTAGTTAAGCGCGGCGTGCAGGCTGAGCGCATCCAGCCCCAGTGGTGCCACCAGAATGAGGGTCTCTGTTACCTTAGCGAGCCTATACTAGGGTGTGGTGCAGTATGA
- the LOC135106526 gene encoding low molecular weight phosphotyrosine protein phosphatase-like isoform X4, with protein MANSAQGKKVLFICLGNICRSPIAEAVFNHILEEQGLAGWEVDSGAIGSWHVGRGPDRRAVSTMKKHNVHMSHKARQLKKTDFNHYDYIFGMDHENISDIKDMAPKTYTASIELFGSYDPQKELLIRDPYYDDDDAGFEKCYEQCLRCSKGFLDSLAK; from the exons ATGGCTAACTCCGCACAAGGAAAGAAAGTCTTGTTTATTTGCCTCG GCAATATCTGCCGCTCACCAATTGCTGAGGCTGTGTTCAACCACATCTTGGAGGAGCAGGGTCTGGCAGGGTGGGAGGTGGACTCAGGGGCCATTGGCTCCTGGCATGTTGGTCGGGGGCCGGACCGTCGTGCTGTCAGCACCATGAAGAAACACAATGTCCACATGAGTCACAAGGCCCGACAG TTGAAAAAGACAGACTTCAACCACTATGACTACATTTTTGGGATGGACCATGAGAACATATCAGACATCAAGGACATGGCTCCCAAGACCTACACTGCCAGCATAGAACTTTTTGGCTCCTATGACCCACAGAAGGAACTTCTTATTCGAGATCCATATTAT GATGACGATGATGCTGGGTTTGAGAAGTGTTATGAGCAGTGTCTGAGGTGCAGCAAAGGGTTCCTTGATTCCCTGGCGAAGTGA
- the LOC135106224 gene encoding uncharacterized protein LOC135106224, whose product MLATTQSCLALPPGFRRQISASPDKEGGQPAAPATLTLWDTACSSAAPKDSFSVPFCRNCMKTGVTILATLSLLVSFLSLGSLLFVWLDSRTFMEEFYFCFITATSIGFGDIMPVYHSTAALLVKHRECFHWPVSFASVTRETTALGGSEAWIVSACTGEGGAACSSSTSLGHFTYACDEWLRISPAQCCTTSCFSRMAQGWMWAVVVTAMVVVKAEEKIWHDATPGMKQLEEFISNNTEALCMYVKCQEPFDATGCQENSVYLAGAGQFGCCGACVTFKKSGDAGCTGSIDPAYSGGYAAPRGSSWPGVEQDLEESLESSNYVSSSWCDYGLTCNYDNICEAAGGKAEGGCLYVRQQYYEALESGSFKPYRDDYRWPPSCTQTGEYAAVQYKGPPGEERYVCVDPAGNTVFGRIFPWQEELVTDMNCKCARRVWERQQAGESSITLHCIENGNYDALQCEEGWCYCVHPASGNPYGTMIPEKAMHLLPCYNITLVGEQYLRRCESVYEAEGQLTEHMLAKGVHGPRGLYECDPDGSFNGEQCIHGQCRCYDKYMVSILKLSSGGGCNCARDQWLYDSQENSHVSLECATPAGVDSGLYFPYQYYGDTGVYCVDQDGVRASPVILRDYVTLLNCDEAARCQNGISEACEKACAKCKSKCKSHLSQNETNKACDRSCKTCPPTFYVKYVQSNS is encoded by the exons ATGCTTGCCACTACTCAG AGCTGTCTTGCCTTGCCACCAGGATTTAGGCGGCAAATATCCGCGTCGCCGGACAAGGAGGGTGGCCAACCGGCAGCTCCAGCCACCCTCACCCTCTGGGACACGGCCTGCTCCTCTGCTGCCCCTAAGGACTCATTCTCCGTCCCCTTCTGCCG GAACTGCATGAAGACAGGCGTGACAATACTGGCAACTCTGAGCTTGCTGGTGTCCTTCCTTAGTCTGGGCAGTCTGCTCTTCGTGTGGCTGGACTCCCGTACCTTCATGGAGGAATTTTACTTCTGcttcatcaccgccaccagcatCGGCTTCGGGGACATCATGCCTG TGTATCATTCCACCGCGGCATTGTTAGTGAAGCATCGGGAGTGTTTTCATTGGCCGGTGTCATTTGCTTCGGTGACTCGTGAGACCACAGCACTGGGCGGCAGCGAGGCTTGGATCGTTAGTGCTTGTACTGGTGAAGGAGGCGCGGCATGTAGCTCCAGCACCTCCCTGGGGCACTTCACCTACGCAT GTGATGAGTGGCTGAGAATATCACCTGCCCAGTGCTGCACCACTTCGTGCTTCTCAAG GATGGCTCAAGGATGGAtgtgggcagtggtggtgacagcaatGGTAGTGGTAAAGGCAGAGGAGAAAATCTGGCATGATGCAACCCCTGGCATGAAGCAACTTGAGGAGTTCATCTCCAACAACACTGAAGCA TTATGCATGTATGTAAAGTGCCAGGAACCATTTGATGCCACAGGATGCCAAGAGAACTCAGTCTATCTGGCAGGGGCAGGCCAGTTTGGCTGCTGTGGTGCTTGTGTCACTTTTAAAA AAAGTGGTGATGCAGGCTGTACAGGCAGCATTGATCCTGCTTACAGTGGTGGTTATGCTGCTCCCAGGGGTTCCTCGTGGCCTGGCGTGGAGCAGGATTTGGAGGAGTCTCTTGAATCTAGCAACTATGTCAGCTCCTCCTGGTGTGACTATGGACTAACGTGCAACTATGATAACATATGTGAGGCAG CAGGAGGGAAGGCTGAGGGCGGGTGTCTGTATGTGCGGCAGCAGTATTATGAAGCCCTTGAGTCAGGCAGCTTTAAGCCTTACCGGGATGACTACCGCTGGCCACCAAGCTGCACACAAACAGGAGAGTATGCCGCTGTGCAGTACAAAGGACCCCCTGGGGAGGAAAG gtatgtgtgtgtggacccTGCAGGAAATACAGTCTTTGGTAGAATCTTCCCATGGCAGGAGGAGCTTGTCACTGACATGAATTGCA AGTGTGCAAGGCGGGTGTGGGAGAGGCAGCAGGCTGGAGAGTCCTCCATCACTCTTCACTGCATAGAGAATGGCAACTACGATGCACTGCAGTGTGAGGAAGGCTGGTGTTACTGTGTGCATCCAGCATCTGGCAATCCATATGGCACCATGATACCCGAAAAAGCCATGCACCTCCTTCCTTGCT ACAACATCACACTGGTGGGAGAACAATACCTCAGGAGGTGTGAAAGTGTGTATGAAGCAGAGGGGCAGCTGACAGAGCACATGCTGGCTAAAGGAGTACACGGCCCAAGAGGTCTCTATGAGTGTGACCCTGATGGATCCTTCAATGGAGAGCAGTGTATTCATGGACA ATGCAGGTGCTATGACAAGTACATGGTCTCAATTCTGAAGCTTTCATCCGGAGGTGGATGTA ATTGTGCAAGAGACCAGTGGCTCTATGACAGCCAGGAGAATTCCCATGTCAGTCTGGAGTGTGCCACACCAGCTGGAGTAGACTCAGGCCTGTACTTTCCCTACCAGTACTATGGTGACACAGGTGTGTACTGTGTTGACCAAGATGGTGTCAGAGCTAGTCCAGTG ATTTTGAGAGATTACGTAACACTGCTAAACTGTGATGAAGCAGCTCGATGCCAGAATGGAATAAGTGAGGCCTGTGAAAAGGCTTGTGCAAAGTGTAAGTCAAAGTGTAAGTCACACCTTTCCCAGAATGAAACAAACAAGGCCTGTGATAGGTCCTGCAAGACATGTCCACCTACCTTCTATGTTAAATATGTGCAAAGTAACAGTTAA